A genomic window from Fusarium falciforme chromosome 2, complete sequence includes:
- a CDS encoding CYSTM domain-containing protein, with product MAYKQDEPPAYGPPPGAPQPTYGGYQQDPYQQGPPPGQQPYYQQGPQMGYYNQQQGPFPAGQGPYPPQPGPYGQPGGPPPQGYYPEDDRRGGGSGGGLMTGLLAGLACCCCLDCLF from the coding sequence ATGGCCTACAAGCAAGACGAGCCACCCGCCTACGGTCCTCCCCCAGGTGCCCCCCAGCCTACCTACGGTGGCTATCAGCAAGATCCATACCAGCAGGGCCCTCCGCCGGGTCAGCAACCCTACTATCAGCAAGGTCCTCAAATGGGATACTACAACCAACAGCAAGGTCCCTTCCCAGCTGGACAGGGCCCCtatcctcctcagccaggtCCTTATGGCCAGCCCGgcggtcctcctcctcaaggctaCTATCCCGAAGACGATAGGAGAGGTGGCGGTTCTGGAGGTGGCCTCATGACTGGATTGCTCGCCGGTCtggcctgctgctgctgcttggacTGCCTTTTCTaa